One stretch of Zhihengliuella flava DNA includes these proteins:
- the recO gene encoding DNA repair protein RecO, whose protein sequence is MPRSTFASTSYRTPAIVLRTYKLGEADRIIVFLTPSHGQVRAVAKGVRRTSSKLGATLEPFMLVDAQISTGRSLHIVTQAQLRTPYGQALVADYRAYTCAHAMVEVAEHLTEDEDTAAQYRLLHGALAALARGTKDPSLVLDSYLLRALAAAGWPPSFAACVRCGAPGPHRAVNVPLGGSVCPECRPAGSASPAPATVDLLDALLRGDWSRAEAAEPQARAQAAAFVGNYLQWHLERAVKSLKHVERA, encoded by the coding sequence ATGCCTCGCTCCACGTTCGCCTCAACGTCGTATCGCACCCCCGCGATCGTGTTGCGCACGTACAAGCTGGGGGAGGCCGACCGGATCATCGTCTTCCTGACTCCGAGCCATGGACAGGTGAGGGCCGTGGCCAAGGGCGTGCGGCGGACCAGTTCAAAACTCGGTGCCACGCTGGAGCCCTTTATGCTGGTTGACGCCCAGATTTCCACCGGACGCAGCCTGCACATCGTCACCCAAGCCCAACTGCGCACCCCCTACGGCCAGGCGCTCGTGGCCGACTACCGGGCCTACACGTGCGCTCACGCCATGGTGGAGGTGGCCGAACACCTCACGGAAGATGAGGATACGGCCGCCCAGTACCGGCTCCTGCACGGCGCCCTTGCCGCACTCGCGCGTGGCACCAAAGATCCCTCCTTGGTGCTGGATTCCTACCTCTTAAGGGCCCTTGCGGCGGCGGGATGGCCTCCGAGCTTCGCGGCATGCGTTCGCTGCGGCGCCCCTGGCCCGCATCGGGCCGTCAACGTGCCCCTTGGAGGCTCTGTGTGCCCCGAGTGCCGTCCCGCGGGGTCGGCCTCCCCGGCGCCGGCCACCGTGGACCTGCTGGACGCGCTCCTCAGGGGTGACTGGTCCCGGGCCGAGGCCGCAGAGCCACAGGCCCGCGCACAGGCGGCCGCTTTCGTCGGAAACTACCTCCAGTGGCACCTCGAACGAGCGGTGAAGTCACTCAAGCACGTGGAAAGAGCATGA
- a CDS encoding isoprenyl transferase, protein MMQIQRSAGRQPAVQRPAPHPSGAVPPQIPRDLIPRHVAIVMDGNGRWANQQGLPRTEGHRAGEAALLDVVAGAIELGIEYVSVYAFSTENWRRSPDEVRFLMGFSRDVLRRRRDQLNEWGVRIKWSGREPRLWKSVIKELKSAERLTSGNDTCQLTMCVNYGGRAEIVDAVRAIADDVAAGRVSPKGLNERSLAKHLYAPELPDVDLFLRSSGEQRTSNFLLWQSAYAEMVFLDVLWPDVDRRTLWEAVEIYARRDRRYGGAIDQPQQS, encoded by the coding sequence ATGATGCAGATTCAGCGAAGCGCCGGCCGCCAGCCGGCTGTCCAGCGACCAGCCCCGCACCCCAGCGGGGCCGTACCGCCGCAGATTCCGAGGGACCTGATTCCGCGGCATGTGGCCATCGTGATGGATGGCAATGGGCGTTGGGCCAACCAGCAAGGCTTGCCACGGACTGAAGGGCACCGGGCCGGTGAGGCGGCGCTTCTCGACGTGGTGGCCGGGGCTATTGAGTTGGGGATTGAGTACGTGAGCGTTTACGCGTTCTCCACGGAAAATTGGCGACGGAGTCCGGATGAAGTGCGGTTTCTGATGGGGTTTTCTCGAGACGTGCTGCGCCGCCGCCGCGACCAATTGAATGAGTGGGGCGTGCGCATCAAATGGTCCGGGCGGGAACCGCGGCTGTGGAAGAGCGTCATCAAGGAGCTCAAGAGCGCCGAACGGTTGACCAGCGGTAATGACACCTGCCAGCTCACCATGTGCGTGAACTACGGAGGGCGGGCGGAAATCGTTGACGCGGTGCGAGCGATCGCCGATGACGTCGCGGCCGGGCGCGTCTCACCCAAGGGTCTTAACGAGCGAAGCCTCGCGAAGCACCTCTACGCGCCCGAGCTACCCGATGTTGACCTGTTCCTGCGCAGCTCGGGAGAGCAACGCACGTCAAACTTCCTGCTCTGGCAGTCGGCCTACGCGGAGATGGTGTTTCTTGACGTCCTGTGGCCCGACGTCGATCGCCGCACGCTGTGGGAAGCCGTCGAGATCTACGCACGCCGCGATCGACGCTACGGTGGGGCCATCGACCAGCCGCAGCAGTCCTGA
- a CDS encoding quinone-dependent dihydroorotate dehydrogenase, whose product MRIYPAVFRLVFSRMDPERAHHLAFSAIRAAERVRASTLLRRFTRPDPSLGRTVMGIDFPSPFGLAAGFDKQGHGVAALADLGFGHIEVGTITAHAQPGNPAPRLFRLIEDRAVINRMGFNNDGASAVAPRIQAVRPVLAERFGTARPVVGVNIGKTKKVDLDEAVEDYRASTRQLAPHADYLVVNVSSPNTPGLRLLQSVETLRPLLVAVREEADAVTKQRVPLLVKIAPDLADADLSEVAALVGELGLDGVIATNTTIERTGLRAADARIQEIGAGGLSGAPLKTRSLAVLKQLRRELPEDAVIISVGGVETGQEVHARLRAGADLVQGYTAFLYEGPLWAAHINRYLARHLR is encoded by the coding sequence ATGCGCATCTATCCCGCCGTTTTCCGTCTTGTCTTCTCCCGTATGGATCCGGAGCGGGCCCATCACCTAGCGTTCTCCGCCATCCGAGCCGCTGAACGGGTTCGCGCGTCAACGCTCCTCCGCCGATTCACGCGGCCAGACCCGTCGCTGGGACGGACCGTCATGGGGATCGACTTCCCGTCCCCCTTTGGGCTGGCCGCTGGCTTCGACAAGCAGGGACACGGGGTGGCCGCCTTGGCCGATCTCGGGTTCGGCCACATCGAGGTGGGCACGATTACCGCACACGCTCAACCGGGCAATCCCGCACCGCGGCTCTTCCGCCTGATTGAGGACCGGGCGGTCATTAATCGGATGGGATTCAACAACGACGGGGCGAGCGCTGTGGCGCCACGCATCCAAGCAGTCCGGCCGGTCCTCGCCGAGCGGTTTGGCACGGCCCGCCCCGTCGTGGGCGTCAACATTGGCAAAACCAAAAAAGTGGACCTCGACGAGGCAGTCGAAGACTACCGGGCGAGCACGCGGCAACTGGCCCCGCATGCCGACTACCTCGTGGTGAATGTCAGCTCGCCCAACACGCCAGGGCTGCGCTTGCTGCAAAGCGTGGAAACACTTCGCCCGTTGCTTGTCGCCGTTCGTGAGGAGGCCGATGCCGTCACGAAGCAGCGGGTGCCGCTGCTGGTGAAGATTGCCCCTGATTTGGCCGATGCTGATCTCAGCGAGGTGGCGGCGCTGGTCGGCGAACTCGGGCTCGACGGCGTTATCGCCACCAACACGACCATCGAACGGACCGGACTGCGCGCCGCGGATGCGCGGATCCAGGAGATCGGAGCTGGCGGGCTCTCCGGCGCACCGCTCAAAACGCGCTCTCTGGCCGTGCTGAAACAACTCCGCCGCGAACTGCCCGAGGATGCCGTCATCATCTCCGTCGGTGGTGTTGAGACGGGACAGGAGGTGCACGCGCGATTGCGTGCTGGCGCGGATCTGGTGCAGGGATACACGGCGTTCCTGTATGAAGGTCCGCTCTGGGCAGCCCACATCAACAGGTATCTGGCCCGGCATCTGCGCTAG
- a CDS encoding DUF3043 domain-containing protein, which yields MFGRNKDEAAQEPAAVENPAETPEPRPAGKKGPTPKRSQQEALNKRPLVPSDKKARKQAERQRRIEAQERLRLANETGDERYMMPRDKGPQKRFARDFVDSRWMVGEFLMIIIFAFLIFSFTMANNLAVQANITIALWVILLITVIDAFIMTRLLKKRLIAKFGENERGVLWYAAMRGLQFRKMRLPKPQVKRGQAPRE from the coding sequence GTGTTTGGACGCAACAAGGATGAGGCCGCCCAGGAACCCGCGGCCGTAGAGAACCCCGCAGAGACCCCCGAGCCGCGCCCTGCTGGCAAAAAGGGCCCCACGCCGAAGCGTAGTCAACAGGAGGCCCTGAATAAGCGCCCGCTGGTGCCCTCGGATAAGAAGGCGCGCAAGCAGGCTGAGCGTCAGCGTCGGATCGAGGCCCAAGAGCGGCTGCGCTTGGCCAACGAAACCGGCGACGAGCGCTACATGATGCCGCGCGACAAGGGTCCGCAGAAGCGATTTGCACGGGACTTCGTGGACTCTCGCTGGATGGTCGGCGAGTTCCTCATGATCATCATCTTCGCGTTCCTCATCTTTTCCTTCACGATGGCCAACAACTTGGCCGTGCAGGCCAACATCACCATCGCCCTGTGGGTCATCCTGCTGATCACCGTCATCGACGCGTTCATCATGACGCGCCTGTTGAAGAAGCGCCTCATTGCGAAGTTTGGTGAGAATGAACGCGGCGTGCTCTGGTACGCCGCAATGCGCGGGCTGCAGTTCCGGAAAATGCGCCTGCCCAAGCCACAGGTCAAGCGCGGCCAGGCGCCTCGCGAATAG
- the ybeY gene encoding rRNA maturation RNase YbeY — protein sequence MAVDVNNESSMEADLDSLSGLGKHILERLHVHPQAEVSIILLDEDAMERLHIEWMDLEGPTDVMSFPMDELTPGRPGALTPAGTLGDIVICPQVAAEQAQRGGHTTADEMLLLATHGLLHLLGFDHAEPAEREEMFGLQRDLLTEFLGRPAPRETIE from the coding sequence ATGGCGGTTGACGTCAACAACGAGTCCTCGATGGAGGCGGACCTCGATTCGCTCTCCGGCCTCGGAAAGCACATCCTGGAGCGGCTGCACGTGCATCCGCAGGCCGAGGTGTCCATCATCCTGCTTGATGAGGACGCCATGGAACGCCTTCACATCGAGTGGATGGATCTCGAAGGTCCGACGGACGTGATGTCCTTCCCCATGGATGAGCTGACGCCTGGCCGGCCCGGCGCCCTCACGCCTGCTGGCACCCTTGGAGACATCGTCATTTGTCCGCAGGTCGCGGCTGAACAGGCGCAGCGCGGCGGCCACACGACGGCCGATGAGATGCTCCTGCTCGCCACTCATGGCCTGCTGCACCTGCTGGGCTTCGACCACGCCGAACCGGCCGAACGTGAGGAGATGTTCGGACTGCAGCGCGATCTCTTGACCGAGTTTTTGGGACGTCCCGCGCCGCGGGAGACGATCGAATGA
- a CDS encoding PhoH family protein: protein MTHDADAPLGAKLQGTLSSIDDSDAGVQRARASAAPELVTFASTEEMVASLGAHDEVLRILQSVYPRTVLHVRGNELTVTGEAEQAGRALRVVQEARSLAAKGTRVNPQLVEQLVRMVNDHRAVPAGAGDVFGLNILSGRGRSIRPKTVNQKSYVDAIDENTVIFGIGPAGTGKTFLAMAKAVQALQEKEVSRIILTRPAVEAGEKLGFLPGTLTDKIDPYLRPLYDALHDMIDPETIPRLIAAGTIEVAPLAYMRGRTLNDAFIILDEAQNTTPEQMKMFLTRLGFGSKIVVTGDVTQVDLPGGTKSGLRIVTDILDGVEDIAFCRLGADDVVRHRLVSDIVSAYESWSDAEERRAEKRAQRRASPQARARSERRRPQSEED, encoded by the coding sequence ATGACTCACGACGCCGACGCACCTTTGGGTGCCAAACTGCAGGGCACGCTGTCCTCGATTGACGACTCGGACGCTGGAGTCCAGCGAGCGCGTGCCAGCGCTGCGCCCGAACTCGTGACCTTCGCGTCGACCGAGGAAATGGTGGCCTCGCTCGGTGCGCACGATGAGGTGCTTCGCATCCTGCAAAGCGTGTACCCCCGCACCGTCTTGCATGTGCGGGGCAATGAGTTGACGGTGACGGGCGAGGCCGAGCAGGCGGGTCGAGCGCTCCGAGTGGTTCAGGAGGCGCGGTCGCTCGCCGCCAAGGGCACGCGGGTGAATCCGCAGTTGGTGGAGCAGCTTGTCCGCATGGTTAACGATCATCGCGCGGTCCCCGCCGGCGCCGGAGACGTGTTTGGGCTCAATATCCTGTCCGGCCGCGGCCGCAGCATTCGGCCGAAGACGGTCAACCAAAAGTCGTACGTCGATGCCATCGACGAGAACACGGTGATTTTTGGGATTGGTCCAGCGGGAACCGGTAAGACGTTTCTGGCCATGGCTAAAGCTGTTCAGGCCTTGCAGGAAAAGGAAGTCAGTCGGATCATCCTGACGCGGCCCGCCGTCGAGGCGGGGGAGAAGCTCGGATTCTTGCCGGGCACCCTGACGGACAAGATCGATCCGTATTTGCGACCGCTCTACGATGCCTTGCACGACATGATCGACCCGGAAACCATTCCGCGTCTCATTGCCGCAGGAACGATTGAAGTGGCGCCCTTGGCGTACATGCGCGGACGCACGCTCAACGACGCGTTCATCATCCTCGATGAGGCGCAGAACACCACGCCGGAGCAGATGAAAATGTTCCTGACGCGTCTGGGGTTCGGGTCCAAAATTGTCGTCACGGGAGACGTCACTCAGGTGGATCTGCCTGGCGGAACGAAGTCCGGTCTGCGCATCGTGACCGACATTCTGGACGGAGTCGAAGACATCGCGTTTTGCCGGCTGGGCGCGGACGATGTCGTCCGTCACCGGCTCGTTTCCGACATCGTCTCAGCGTACGAATCGTGGTCCGACGCTGAAGAGAGGCGCGCTGAAAAGCGCGCCCAGCGCCGTGCTTCCCCTCAGGCGCGCGCTCGGTCTGAACGACGTCGTCCGCAGTCCGAGGAGGACTGA
- a CDS encoding alpha/beta hydrolase — MDQVSAATMTDYAPTVPAGQWRDDVLGSGYTYTHLHLGEDPDAGHASAAERERYGTDLVAGLVRYRRDAEWFEFPRWPFARRRPRTAVLYIHGWSDYFYNTEIAEFFDGLGARFYALDLRRYGRGLRPWQNAGFTDRLQEYDGDIGAAITAIRTDVPDVERIILAGHSTGGLVASLWADRHPGEIHALILNSPWLETQGSWVVRLAATGIMERVARRRPRAIVPLPEVDYYWQSLSNQAFGAWDLHPLWRPRYAFDVRAGWMAAILEGHGKVAAGLSIEVPVLVLTSDHTVISTHFTLEHLSGDTVINVDDTRLRALKLGHNVNIVKIPGATHDVFTSKPEPRRQAFTAIRSWATGYASGLSAPE, encoded by the coding sequence ATGGACCAAGTTTCCGCTGCGACGATGACTGACTACGCGCCGACCGTTCCCGCCGGGCAGTGGCGCGACGACGTCTTGGGCTCTGGATACACCTACACGCACCTGCACCTCGGTGAGGATCCGGACGCGGGGCACGCTAGCGCCGCCGAGCGTGAGCGCTACGGCACTGACCTCGTCGCGGGGCTCGTCCGTTACCGGCGCGACGCGGAGTGGTTCGAATTTCCGCGGTGGCCGTTCGCCCGGCGCCGCCCGCGCACCGCCGTGCTGTACATCCACGGATGGAGCGACTACTTCTACAACACTGAGATTGCCGAATTCTTCGATGGGCTGGGAGCGCGGTTCTATGCCCTCGACCTGCGGCGTTACGGGCGCGGTCTGCGCCCATGGCAAAACGCTGGTTTCACGGACCGGCTTCAGGAGTACGACGGCGACATCGGTGCGGCCATCACGGCGATCCGCACGGATGTGCCCGACGTTGAACGCATCATTCTCGCTGGTCATTCGACCGGCGGGCTCGTCGCCAGCCTCTGGGCAGACCGACACCCAGGTGAGATTCACGCGCTCATCCTCAATTCGCCGTGGTTGGAGACACAGGGTAGCTGGGTGGTTCGGCTGGCGGCCACTGGAATTATGGAGCGGGTGGCTCGGCGCCGCCCCCGGGCGATTGTGCCCCTGCCGGAGGTGGATTACTACTGGCAGTCCCTGAGTAATCAAGCCTTCGGCGCCTGGGACCTTCACCCCCTCTGGCGACCGCGCTACGCCTTCGACGTGCGCGCCGGGTGGATGGCAGCAATACTCGAAGGCCACGGCAAGGTCGCGGCAGGGCTCTCCATCGAGGTGCCGGTACTGGTCCTCACCAGCGATCACACCGTCATCAGCACGCACTTCACGCTCGAGCACCTCTCCGGAGACACCGTCATCAACGTCGATGACACGCGTCTGCGTGCGCTCAAACTCGGGCACAACGTGAACATTGTGAAGATCCCCGGGGCGACCCATGATGTCTTCACGTCCAAACCTGAGCCGCGGCGGCAAGCGTTTACGGCCATTCGCAGCTGGGCCACCGGCTACGCCAGTGGGCTCTCCGCGCCCGAATGA
- the leuA gene encoding 2-isopropylmalate synthase: MSNMQKPSSLPIHKYVPFHEQIDVKLPDRTWPDAVIDKAPRWCAVDLRDGNQALIDPMSPERKHKMFDLLVSMGYKEIEVGFPAASQTDFDFVRQLIEGGKIPDDVSIQVLTQAREHLIERTYEAINGAKNAIVHLYNSTSILQRRVVFHQDQDGIIDIATSGARLCKKFEEMLDPGTNLTYEYSPESFTGTELDFARRIAEAVGEVLEATPEKPMILNLPATVEMATPNVYADSIEWMHRNLANRDSIILSLHPHNDRGTGVAAAELGYMAGADRIEGCLFGNGERTGNVDLVTLGMNLFTQGVDPEIDFSNMDEIRRTAEYCNQLNVPERSPWAGDLVFTAFSGSHQDAIKKGFEDMERRAEEAGQSVDDLVWGVPYLPVDPRDIGRSYEAVIRVNSQSGKGGVAYLLKHDYSLDLPRRAQIEFSGVIQRQTDGEGGEMSAAAIWDAFRDEYLPTTDSAERAAWGYYKLASATATTREDGSFSLDANLVIDGAPTHRTSGGTGPIDALVSILAREGVDVRVLDYTEHALSEGGTATAAAYVECAIGERVLWGVGIDANTSTAAMKAVISAVNRAIRDQ; the protein is encoded by the coding sequence ATGAGCAATATGCAGAAGCCCTCCTCACTGCCCATCCACAAGTACGTTCCTTTTCACGAGCAGATTGACGTGAAGCTGCCGGATCGCACGTGGCCGGATGCCGTCATCGACAAGGCCCCGCGCTGGTGCGCCGTGGACCTGCGGGATGGCAACCAGGCGCTCATCGATCCGATGAGCCCCGAACGCAAGCATAAGATGTTCGATTTGCTGGTCTCCATGGGGTACAAGGAGATCGAGGTGGGCTTTCCGGCCGCTTCGCAGACGGACTTCGATTTCGTGCGGCAACTGATCGAGGGCGGCAAGATCCCGGATGATGTCTCGATTCAGGTCTTGACGCAGGCCCGCGAACACCTGATTGAACGGACGTACGAGGCGATCAACGGGGCCAAGAATGCCATCGTTCACCTCTACAACTCGACCTCCATCCTGCAGCGTCGGGTGGTGTTCCATCAGGATCAAGACGGCATTATCGACATCGCGACGAGCGGGGCTCGCCTCTGCAAAAAGTTCGAGGAGATGCTCGACCCGGGCACGAACCTGACCTACGAGTATTCGCCGGAGTCTTTCACCGGAACGGAGCTGGACTTTGCCCGGCGGATCGCTGAGGCGGTGGGAGAGGTCCTCGAGGCGACGCCCGAGAAGCCGATGATTCTCAACCTGCCAGCCACCGTCGAAATGGCGACGCCGAACGTGTATGCGGACTCGATCGAGTGGATGCATCGCAACCTCGCCAACCGCGATTCCATCATTCTCTCGCTGCACCCCCACAACGACCGGGGCACCGGCGTCGCCGCCGCGGAACTCGGCTACATGGCGGGCGCGGACCGCATCGAGGGGTGCCTCTTTGGCAACGGTGAGCGCACCGGAAACGTGGACCTGGTCACGCTCGGCATGAATCTCTTCACGCAGGGCGTGGACCCGGAGATCGACTTCTCCAACATGGATGAGATCCGCCGCACGGCTGAATATTGCAATCAGCTCAACGTCCCCGAGCGCTCTCCGTGGGCCGGAGACCTGGTCTTTACCGCCTTCTCGGGGTCCCATCAGGATGCCATCAAGAAGGGCTTCGAGGACATGGAGCGCCGGGCGGAAGAAGCGGGCCAGTCCGTCGACGACTTGGTCTGGGGCGTGCCGTACTTGCCCGTGGATCCCCGAGACATTGGCCGCTCTTACGAGGCGGTCATCCGCGTCAATTCCCAGTCCGGTAAGGGCGGTGTGGCCTACCTGCTCAAGCACGACTACTCGTTGGATCTGCCGCGCCGGGCGCAGATTGAGTTCTCTGGCGTGATTCAGCGTCAGACGGACGGCGAGGGCGGTGAAATGTCCGCCGCTGCCATTTGGGATGCGTTCCGGGACGAGTACCTGCCCACCACGGACAGCGCTGAACGCGCGGCGTGGGGCTACTACAAGCTGGCCTCCGCGACGGCCACGACGCGGGAAGACGGCTCGTTTTCGCTCGATGCCAATCTGGTCATCGACGGCGCGCCCACGCACCGAACCTCCGGCGGCACCGGACCCATCGATGCGCTGGTGTCGATCCTGGCCCGTGAGGGCGTCGACGTCCGCGTTTTGGATTACACCGAGCATGCGCTCTCCGAAGGCGGAACGGCCACCGCGGCGGCGTATGTTGAGTGCGCCATCGGTGAGCGCGTCCTGTGGGGTGTCGGTATCGACGCCAATACGTCCACGGCCGCCATGAAGGCCGTCATCTCGGCCGTGAACCGCGCCATTCGGGACCAGTAG
- a CDS encoding hemolysin family protein has protein sequence MIVLVLAVLAALCIVCAALLTAAESAFFFLPRQEAEQMLAGKSRPRLRAILADPAPHTHAVRFWRIWFEMASAVALGILYHDVLDHLFFAGLLATASMAAIGFVLVGISPRRLGQVHAASVVVLAAPLVRFLRLILGPIPTWLVRLGSRLSPGDAADEEAFFTEQQFREFVDRANEADVLEDVEADLIHSVFELGDTRVRAVMVPRTDMVTVEAGTGLREAMSLFLRSGYSRIPVIEDSADNVVGIVYLKDLAAALHASEGDRRTVEALARDVRYVPDSKGVAELLQELQHESTHVAIVIDEYGGTAGLVTLEDLIEEIVGEIDDEYDADRLEPQEVEAGIFRVDARMSIDDLGELFGLDLDDDEVDTVGGLLAKSLGRVPIVGSEVSVRGLNLHAEDLEGRRNRVRYVLAWAASPETNELGEERSHDGSRGRRSADDISEETV, from the coding sequence ATGATCGTGCTGGTCTTGGCCGTCCTCGCGGCCCTGTGTATCGTCTGCGCCGCACTGTTGACGGCCGCGGAGTCGGCCTTCTTTTTCCTTCCGCGGCAGGAAGCGGAACAGATGCTCGCGGGCAAATCGCGTCCGCGTCTCCGCGCGATTCTGGCCGATCCCGCCCCGCATACGCACGCGGTGCGATTTTGGCGTATCTGGTTTGAGATGGCGTCGGCGGTGGCGCTCGGCATCCTCTACCACGATGTCCTCGACCATTTGTTCTTCGCCGGCCTCCTCGCCACCGCATCCATGGCTGCGATTGGCTTCGTCCTCGTCGGCATTTCTCCTCGCCGGCTGGGTCAGGTCCACGCTGCTTCGGTGGTCGTGTTGGCTGCTCCGCTCGTCCGGTTCTTGCGGCTCATTCTTGGCCCCATTCCAACGTGGCTAGTCCGCCTCGGCTCACGCTTGAGTCCCGGCGACGCCGCGGACGAGGAAGCTTTTTTCACCGAGCAGCAATTTCGCGAGTTTGTGGACCGCGCGAACGAAGCGGACGTTTTGGAAGACGTTGAGGCGGATCTCATCCACTCCGTCTTTGAACTGGGGGACACCCGGGTCCGTGCCGTGATGGTTCCACGGACCGACATGGTCACGGTCGAGGCCGGCACGGGACTGCGCGAGGCCATGAGTTTGTTCTTGCGCTCCGGATACTCGCGCATTCCTGTCATTGAGGACAGTGCGGATAACGTCGTCGGTATCGTTTACCTGAAGGACCTTGCCGCGGCCCTACATGCGTCCGAGGGGGATCGACGGACGGTGGAAGCGCTCGCCCGCGACGTGCGCTACGTCCCCGATTCCAAGGGCGTGGCTGAGCTGCTCCAAGAGCTCCAGCATGAGTCCACGCACGTGGCCATTGTGATCGACGAATATGGTGGCACCGCCGGCTTGGTGACCTTGGAGGATCTCATCGAGGAAATCGTCGGCGAGATCGACGATGAGTACGACGCCGACCGCCTCGAACCCCAAGAGGTTGAGGCCGGTATTTTCCGCGTTGACGCCCGCATGTCCATCGACGACCTCGGAGAACTGTTTGGCTTGGACCTCGACGATGACGAAGTCGACACGGTGGGCGGGTTGCTGGCCAAGAGCTTGGGCCGGGTCCCCATTGTTGGTTCCGAGGTCTCGGTACGCGGGTTGAACTTGCATGCGGAGGATCTGGAGGGGCGGCGCAACCGGGTGCGGTATGTACTCGCTTGGGCGGCCTCGCCGGAGACGAACGAGCTCGGTGAAGAGCGCTCCCACGACGGCTCCCGCGGGCGCCGCAGCGCCGATGATATTTCGGAGGAGACGGTATGA
- the era gene encoding GTPase Era yields MTKKHDDAARPVSAGEATGHFLTDLPDGYRAGFASFVGRPNAGKSTLTNALVGRKVAITSNKPQTTRHTIRGIVHRPDAQLVLVDTPGLHRPRTLLGERLNDLVEETLAEVDVIGFCLPANEKVGPGDRFIAQQLSGLGRKPIVAVVTKADLVSRDALGAHLIAVTRLGEDLVDGGWADVVPVSATGDYQVDAVADVLVSHLPVSPPLYPEGELTDEPEIKMVAELIREAALEGVRDELPHSLAVVVEEMLPREGRSEDRPLVDIHVNVFVERPSQKAIVIGRGGARLREVGSRARKSIEALLGTKVYLDLHVKVAKEWQRDPKQLGRLGF; encoded by the coding sequence ATGACGAAGAAGCACGACGACGCGGCCCGGCCGGTCAGCGCGGGCGAAGCGACAGGACATTTCCTGACGGACCTGCCCGACGGCTATCGTGCGGGGTTTGCCTCCTTTGTGGGTCGCCCCAACGCGGGCAAGTCCACGCTGACGAACGCGCTCGTCGGCCGCAAGGTGGCCATCACCTCGAATAAACCCCAGACGACGCGGCACACCATTCGTGGCATCGTGCATCGGCCCGACGCGCAGTTGGTGCTCGTCGACACGCCCGGCCTACACCGCCCACGGACACTCTTGGGTGAAAGGCTCAACGATCTTGTCGAGGAAACACTCGCGGAAGTTGATGTCATTGGGTTCTGCCTGCCCGCCAACGAAAAGGTCGGGCCCGGGGACCGTTTCATTGCGCAGCAGCTCTCCGGCCTGGGGCGCAAGCCCATCGTGGCTGTGGTGACCAAGGCTGATCTGGTTTCGCGTGACGCACTCGGCGCTCACCTGATAGCGGTGACTCGCCTCGGTGAGGATCTCGTCGACGGCGGATGGGCCGACGTCGTTCCCGTGTCTGCGACCGGTGACTATCAGGTGGACGCGGTCGCCGACGTGCTCGTCAGCCACTTGCCGGTGTCGCCGCCGCTCTATCCAGAGGGTGAGCTAACGGACGAACCAGAAATCAAAATGGTGGCGGAGCTGATCCGAGAGGCCGCCCTCGAAGGCGTGCGCGACGAATTGCCGCACTCGCTGGCCGTGGTCGTCGAGGAAATGCTCCCGCGCGAGGGCCGTAGTGAGGACCGTCCCCTCGTGGATATTCACGTCAACGTGTTCGTCGAACGCCCCAGCCAAAAGGCCATTGTCATCGGTCGTGGCGGCGCGCGCCTGCGCGAGGTCGGATCCCGCGCTCGCAAGAGTATCGAGGCGTTGCTGGGGACGAAGGTCTACCTCGACTTGCACGTCAAGGTGGCCAAGGAATGGCAACGTGACCCTAAGCAATTGGGGCGACTGGGATTCTGA